In Methanomassiliicoccales archaeon, the genomic stretch TAGTCGCAAGCTGTTTGACATCGATGACATCCTTCGTTTTTTTCTTATCGACCATCGAATCATCTCCTCAAATACTCGCCTCTTTTGTCATATTCCATATGTAAAAAATGAATCCAAATTGAGAAACGGGAATCATGAGCCCTACAACGGCATAAAGGAGCATGAGGGTCGATTGTGATCCGCCTCCGCCGCCAGGCACAATTGCCATTATCGCCATGATGACAACCAAGAACAGCGGAAACGCAACAACGACGGTTACAAACGATTCCGCCATCAAACCGAGGGTCTCGAGCATAGAGCGCATTTCTAGTTTTGCTTCTTTCTCAAATTGCTCAGCCTTCTGCAGGAAGTATGGTTTGAGCTGTCCTCCAGATGTAGCGGTCGTAACCACGCCTTGCAGAAATTCTTGAAATTTCCTCGACGGCGTTCTCTGGGCAGCGTTACTGATCGCTGTCAAAATGTCAACGCCCAGTAACTCGGTATCTCTTGTGATCCATTCTGCCTCGTTCCGAATCTCTCCGTAAATTGGCTGCCTTGCTAGTTCTTTGAAAATTACATCAACATTT encodes the following:
- a CDS encoding type II secretion system F family protein, translated to MKTKRAEEEGEEIKGPHMIRLPKGAKPEYVKLTKYQQFCWRTLGAFVKLKAKPNPKLEQSLLQAHMKIRPEEYTAYVWMTTILVGIISAVVSLVFGGAIISFLNIDVSLVLVFSALIIAIPPILAYSVLISQPASVAKRRARDIDKRIGPAMSFISAMASADVNVDVIFKELARQPIYGEIRNEAEWITRDTELLGVDILTAISNAAQRTPSRKFQEFLQGVVTTATSGGQLKPYFLQKAEQFEKEAKLEMRSMLETLGLMAESFVTVVVAFPLFLVVIMAIMAIVPGGGGGSQSTLMLLYAVVGLMIPVSQFGFIFYIWNMTKEASI